The Verrucomicrobium spinosum DSM 4136 = JCM 18804 genome includes a region encoding these proteins:
- a CDS encoding response regulator transcription factor, whose amino-acid sequence MPLPRVWIVEDNAVYRGAVARALTATGELHCEEQFGTGRALMQAIQERLPPQIVLLDAGLPDGSGIDLLPAMRDRAPDCRVLMLTVFEDAAKITQAICNGAQGYLLKNSSIEEIISGIQQSLKGGVPMTPCIAHQVLELFSRFAPRHADYGLSTRERETLELMVQGFIRKEIADRLNLSLHTVDTYLRGVYRKLEVNTRTGAVAKALKEGLV is encoded by the coding sequence ATGCCCCTGCCCCGCGTCTGGATCGTTGAAGACAATGCCGTGTACCGCGGCGCGGTGGCCCGTGCCCTGACCGCCACCGGGGAGCTCCATTGCGAAGAACAGTTTGGCACGGGCAGGGCTCTCATGCAGGCCATCCAAGAGCGACTCCCCCCTCAGATCGTCCTGCTGGATGCCGGGCTGCCCGATGGCAGCGGCATCGATCTCCTGCCTGCGATGCGTGACCGCGCCCCCGACTGCCGGGTGCTCATGCTCACCGTGTTTGAGGATGCCGCCAAGATCACCCAGGCCATTTGCAACGGAGCCCAGGGTTATCTCCTGAAAAACTCGTCGATCGAGGAAATTATCAGTGGCATCCAGCAATCTCTGAAGGGCGGGGTGCCCATGACCCCATGCATTGCCCACCAGGTGCTGGAGTTGTTTTCCCGCTTCGCCCCGCGGCATGCGGACTACGGCTTGAGCACACGGGAAAGAGAAACACTGGAACTGATGGTGCAGGGATTCATCCGCAAGGAGATCGCCGACCGGCTCAACCTCAGCCTGCACACGGTGGACACCTATCTGCGCGGCGTGTACCGCAAGCTGGAGGTGAACACCCGCACGGGGGCCGTGGCCAAGGCACTGAAGGAGGGCTTGGTTTGA